A region of Anopheles merus strain MAF chromosome 2R, AmerM5.1, whole genome shotgun sequence DNA encodes the following proteins:
- the LOC121588479 gene encoding solute carrier family 35 member F6 produces the protein MAWSQKQFIFALTMVVTGSINTLSTKWADNIESEGSDGQVRRFVHPFVQACAMFLGEFLCLLAFKAVYYHLRRKNNGSEDRHDLVQGNREFSPFILFVPAMCDMLATSIMYVGLNLTYPSSFQLLRGSVIIFVAILSVAFLNRTLVKREWFGIAFIMVGLVIVGMSDVLSNDNTGSQYTRNNVITGDLLIILAQIITAVQMVYEEYYVTALNIPALQAVGWEGFFGFSVLGALLLPMYFIHVMYPFNSNAHGVLEDLPDALAQMANNYQLIIAISGMIVSIAFFNFAGISVTKEISATTRMVLDSVRTLVVWVVSLLLVWQKFHYLQLIGFAGLLFGMCLYNDIIVLQTYRRVKIALLLRIGRQSSDGMGEVIINRQADEPDR, from the exons atggcCTGGTCGCAAAAGCAATTCATATTCGCGCTTACCATGGTGGTAACAGGCTCCATAAACACGCTCAGTACAAA ATGGGCTGACAATATCGAATCGGAAGGCTCGGATGGTCAAGTGCGGCGGTTTGTGCATCCGTTCGTGCAAGCGTGTGCAATGTTCCTTGGAGAATTCCTTTGTTTACTTGCATTCAAAGCCGTTTACTATCATCTACGTCGCAAGAAT AATGGTTCCGAGGACCGGCACGATCTTGTGCAGGGCAACCGGGAGTTCAGTCCCTTCATCCTATTCGTACCGGCAATGTGCGATATGCTGGCGACCTCCATTATGTACGTTGGTCTCAATCTGACCTACCCCTCTAGTTTCCAGTTGCTCAGAG GATCGGTCATAATCTTTGTCGCTATACTGAGCGTAGCCTTCCTGAATCGCACGCTGGTGAAGCGGGAATGGTTCGGCATTGCCTTCATCATGGTTGGCCTGGTGATTGTTGGCATGTCCGATGTGCTGTCAAACGATAATACGGGATCGCAGTACACCAGGAACAATGTCATCACGGGTGATCTGCTTATTATACTGGCACAAATCATTACCGCGGTCCAAATGGTGTACGAGGAGTATTATGTGACCGCGCTAAACATCCCGGCACTGCAAGCCGTCGGCTGGGAAG GATTCTTCGGCTTTTCCGTGCTGGGGGCGCTCCTGCTGCCAATGTACTTTATCCACGTGATGTATCCGTTCAACAGCAACGCGCACGGCGTGCTGGAAGATTTGCCCGATGCGCTCGCCCAGATGGCCAACAACTATCAGCTGATCATAGCTATTTCGGGCATGATTGTGTCGATTGCATTTTTCAACTTTGCAGGCATTAGCGTGACGAAGGAAATCTCAGCCACGACGCGGATGGTGCTCGATTCCGTCCGAACGCTCGTCGTGTGGGTAGTGTCGTTGCTGCTGGTTTGGCAAAAGTTCCACTACCTGCAGCTGATCGGGTTCGCGGGCCTCCTGTTCGGCATGTGCCTCTACAATGACATTATTGTGCTGCAAACGTACCGGCGCGTGAAGATTGCGCTGTTGCTGCGCATCGGACGCCAGTCGTCGGACGGAATGGGCGAGGTTATTATCAACCGGCAGGCGGACGAACCAGATCGTTAG